CATATATACACGTGTAAGAACAACAAAAGTGAGACAACAAATATGCAGGCTAATCAATGCAGGTTAACCGACATTGATGTTGGCAGTTTTTCAGAAAATGCTGTGGCTGTAACCTTGCCAGAGGCTCCTCCAGACATACCTGCACAAGATAATGGAATAGTCcaataaaaacacaaggaaTAAGCCCGAAGCTGTACTATTTACATTGAACGACGGCAGAAAAGACtttaatttgaattttgattgcTCCAATATAAAAAGagttttcataaacattttggTTTAACCTTCTCGTCCAACAGGGGTTGGCGGCCTTATATCGAAAACATTATCAACAAGACATCTAAACTGAGTGTAGTATTTCAGAATTTAAAGTTACTACCAAATAGGCCAGCACCAGTTTTTACTTTAGGCTTTACCCCTACCCGTAACAGGCAACGTGAGTTTAGAAACTCCAATACATTACGCCAGCTATGCATGTACAATAATGAGGACCTCAACGTCCAAATTCCATCAGTAGTTACAATGTGGAATAATATTCCCCGAGCTGTTAGAAACTGCGACTCTCTTACATCATTAACATTTCATATCAACGTTAAAGAAAATGTGCACCCAAATAGTATTCACATGGAATAAGGAATATGACAACGAATGGTATGAATTTACAGCTTATTTAATATTTACACGATGTTTCTGGGCAACTTCTTGCCCTAGGTGAATGAAGAAGGAAAAGCGGTAGCCTTGAAACGTCCTGTTGTAactattaaagaagttgtaaatccatagcATTCGCTGTCATATTacctaccaacttctaaatgccaatcaCGCATCAGGAACAAGTAAGTTAACTGCTTAACACTTAATTATGATTTATTtggaataaatataaaatattgtcGCATCATGTCTCATGGATGTGAGAATGCTTTAAATTGCTTTATTGAATGTCCATTGTATACTATTCGAAGACATAAACTGTTTAAATCTTTAAAGGGTGTTGACAAAACTAGAACACTGATTACTATTCATCTTACCTTACATGTCAATGCAGGGCTTTCAATTACTGAAAATCCGactttttcaaatatatacatttctaTAGCGCTGAAACAAAACGTTTTCTCAGTCACCTTCTGTTGTACATATCCTATTATAAAAGAGTGGACTTTCTTAAGCTGGATAACTTAAGCATTTTCTTGaattaataaaatatgtttcaatcaaTGAACATAATCAAACCACTCAGCAACAAACCTGTTCTTATGTCCGACAATAATTGATAGTACAAACAATTTTTAGAAGAGAAGaaaaaataccatttgatcatacCAAAGTTCTATTTACACCTACAAAACGTCTTAGTAACGAACAACTTTCTGGCTCGCCCAACTTTACTCACTAACCAGTGAGCTGTCCTACCATACCCGTCCGTGTTACACTGATTAACCTAGTAGTCCCGTGTCTGCCGATTGACTGTCTGTCCAACGGGTTATAACCTGTGAggccggtggggtagcttagcaGTTAAAGCTGTTCGTTCGGCTTACCAAAgcccagggttcgattctctacctTGGCACAATGTACGatgcagtaatattgctggaatacttctAAAGGCGACGTAAAATTGAACTTAATCACGCATCGATTCTGTTTGTTGGAACCAGACGATATCAGTCAAACTAATAGCTACGGTATTTGCTGTTAGAAGCGTCTGATTCCAGATATGTCCTTATAAAATGTATCTGCATCTTGAATTTCATCAATGAGAAAAGCCTCATTTTCGCTTCTATCTTCCATTAAACCAATACCTTCTGTGCaactgaaatacaaatgaaagccGCCTCGAGTCAATTATCgattttgtttcttgtattCTATGGCAAATTGGTTTCGTGATTTGActtatttccaaaataaatggTTACTCGTCACATGCAAGAAACGATAATGCATGTGACATGTCACTGCTGACGTACTGATTCAGGGTAATTTCAGCAAATCCGAGGTTAACAGGCCGTCGTCATGCTTTAATTTAAACTAAAATAATTCCACTTTAGCGTTGGCTTGGGGCCCCAAAAGATATCATTaatatatccacataaaagtaGGGACCGAAATGACAGAGACATCAATTTCTGTCGAAATTTGCAGATGGTTCTAAATTGCCCTGAAGCAAGAATCCaatgtgaaatacatttttctTCTTGTGTGATTAAGGTAAATCCATAATAAGTAATAAATGTACCTGCTCAAATAGATTCCGGATCACCGTAAGTCATATACTTGAACATATTTACGTTATCATTTCAGAGACCTGTCCACGAGAAAGCTTTGAATATCCTGTTTCCCGAAGACATCGCCATCCAACGGCGATTGATCTATGCAAGGGAGGAAACCCAGATATTATAAGATAGCCTAGATGAGAATAGCCATGATTTGCTCGTGTGGTAAGCGGTCTTTAGAAACGCCTCCAATACTGGATGTGGAGAGAATACTACAAGATTATGCTTGGAaagattttaaagaaaaaagtgGACCAGTTGAAAAGATATTCTTGCGCAGACGAGACTTTGATGTTGAGGTTCCTATGAACTACTTCCACTTTGAAGATTCTGATACGATTCTGAAAACAAAAGATTCCAAAGCAAAACCGAAAGCAGCTGCCGGTCAGTCTATTCCAGAAACATCTGTCCTGCAGACACAGTTCAGAAACAACACAAATAAAAGTCAGACATACAAGTTCAGAATAGAAAGGACAAGGAAAGCCACGATCAGTGTCACGTTTCAGAGAGGTTTTTCAATTGGTGGGAAGGCCCAGTTCAAACTGGGACTCCCGAAGATGATGTGTCAAGGAGGCGAAGTTGACATGAGGTTGCAAATATCCAAAACAACTGGGGAAACCTTTGACGAAACACTGACATTTGAGGCCAATAGTGATATCAATGTGGAGGAAAACTGCAACTACACCGCTAATGTGGCCTTCACTGAGAAGGAAATATCAGCTGAGTTCATGGTGCAGACGTTGATGAGGATGCCGACTGGAACAGCGCCTGTGTACATCAGAAGAAAACGAGACCACGAACTTTATGCAACAGTTTTTATAAACGACCTCAAAGACGTTTTCGCCGATTATAAAGCTTCCGCAGAAATCATTGACGAGTCTGCTAAGGACGCGAAGGTTGCTCGGTATGCAATCAAGTTCACTACAACTGGAATTGTTGAGGGAATGCGACTCTCTGGTCAGAAAATATATCTTGACTCAAAGAAGTTAGACAAGGGAGATACATCTGGCATGGAGGTGCCAGTTGCGAGTCAAAGTGCAGGGGCAATGATTGCTGGAGTTGGTGCCGCTCATCATTCTGGACTATTTCGAGCTAATTTCCCATCGGATAGTGATGATGCTAAGGAAGACTCTACAGATGGCGCCTCCATGTCTACCTACAGAAGCATCAACAATGGACAGTCGGAGACACGGATTTTAAAGGCACCTCAGATCCCTACCATTATAACCACAGCTCCAAGCTCCCAGGAAACATCTCCTCCATCTGATGCTGGCACTAACACAAGTATGGAGACACAATCGCTTCCTGAGGACAAAAACGAAGACGTCTTTGACAAGACGACACCATCTTCTTCTGCAACACCTTCTCCAAAACCAAGTCCCGGAAAACTACCCTCTAAGGACACGCATAAGGAAACGGGCAAAGTGCCACTAAAAGAAACAAAGTCTTCGTCAAGAGGATCTAAGGATGAGACTAAAGTCCCCGCCCATGAGGTGAAGTCGCCAACGCAGGCACCAAAACCAAAGGTAGTGAAGGAAGACAGCTTTGGCAAGCACAAAATGGTGAAAGAGGACAGCCTTACCAAAGCTGATGCCACCAAACTTAAAGCAGAACCTCAAAGAGTTAAGCAAGAGTCACAAAAAGTAAAAGAGGCCCCGAAGGTAAAACCAGATCCCACAAAGGTCCAGAATATTAAAATCCTTACAAAACAGACTTCCAACCCTAAAGAGTCCCCAGATGCACCAGAGAAGCAAAGGGATGAGAAGTCAAAGGAAGAGAAGTCAAAGGATGATAAGCCAAAGGAAGACAAGACAAAAGATGACAAGTCAAAGGATGAAAAACCAAAGGAAGAGAAGGTAGTGCTTCGTCGCAGCTTCAAACATGAGACTTTGGAGAGAATGGAAAGGGTGTCATCGCTTTCTGAAAAGCCCAGAATTCTGCCCAAATCAGGGAGTTTACCCAGAGCGAGTGTTCATTCGATTGAACCGCAGAGTTCAGAGGAAGATAGCACAAGCAGTTTAAGCAAACTCTCTAAGTGCACTAGTGTCTGATGAGTAGGCAGTAAAATGGCAACCTCATACATTTCACAGTGGTCACATGTACGTAGCTTATGACAATATCTCTGAATAAGGAAGCAGTCGGAATTATAAATACGTCTGCTGGTGTGTGATATATCTAAATACCACTTTTTAACAGATTTGTTCAATTTTGCCGAGATTTGTGGATACTATATTGATTTCATAGTAAGATGTTCAGGAAACCTAACCTACTTATGAGGACTACTTATCAGGAAAACTCCGATTTCTCATTCTTCCAACATTGTGGATTCAAACGTCAACCATTGTATCATGACGTCTTACAGCCATAATGACGTAGGAGAAAGTGTTGCGGCACTTTTTGACAATAGTAGCATCTTGCAGTGAAGTTAAACGTTATGGCATATAACGTTTCAGCTATAAATGGGCATCGAGTGATCCATAATTCTATAAATCTGAAAAATGCTGTATCTTTACCAACTCCTAACAGTGATGCCAGTAATGCCACTGATGTTAGCGGAATTGAATTGTGTGAAGtgtttttgtatttattatatttGATTCATAGTGCGTTGACATATGTGACTGCTTCTAGCGTGTAAGCGTTCCACAGTTTtgagggtttttttttctttttttatgttttttttttttttttgttttcttgttttcttttcatttgcTATCTTTCACTGAGGACTGATACACGAATATGGACGACAGGGCAAGATGAAAATCATTTTATGCCCAATACATCAAGCCTTTAATTGTTGCCTGGTCTTGTAAGTTGGCGCTTGGAGACGGGGATACTTTCATTTTCAAGTTGTTTGGTGGACTTTATCTGAGCCCAAAACACGTTGGTGAACTCAGCTGTATAAGATATATTTTTGCGCATAAGAACACGGACACTAATTGTGATAAAGCACAAGTGATATTCTTATTCTTTGGACATTGTACATAGAGCATTTCGAAGGTTTTATACTTAGTATGTTATCTGCGAGAAACAGCTGACGTGATGCATTGATTTACACAGGAAGTGTGTGAGTCGTACAATATTAATAGTCATGAAagtaatttgtttatttgacaTGTTTACTTGCATTTGCTATGAAAAGATGTATCGAACTGACATACTAGATACGTGTGTGTTGATTAGATTAAAGCTTTCATACGAAAAGTGAATAAAAACGTAAAAAAAGCAACGATTCATGTATTGTTGTATCCCTTTAACCTGATTCGGTATTCTTTAATCTGGATTCCATTCAATCCGTGAATATTTACATTTGCAGACATGGCATAGAGCCGTCAACACACAGAACATCAAGTAACAAAATACAGTGAAACCAGCATCAGCACTTGTCTAATCCGAAACGCTGCCAAAACCCGGTATACAAATTGGGTCATGCCGTTTTACAACGATATTATTGTCATTAAAACATTGTTTATTCCGGCACCAGTCTATTTCCTATTCCGACAGGACTCTCTGGTCCATTCAAACAATTCTAACTGTAATTAACATTGTCTACACCGGCATGGGGTCCGTAGTCCAAGACACGAATAACAGTGTAACCTTCAGTGTAATCAGCAAGCATTGACTGCACTCAAACGCTCAAAGTCAGCATGCGTATGAGCAAACCAATCGGTAAAATTACCGTTGTTATACCTTATAAACGTTGGTGGATTGTATCCCTTTAAGGTGATTCGATATTCTTAAATCTGGATTCCATTCCAAAAGATTACCTTTGTTATGCTTTATAAACGTTGGTGGATTGTATCCCTTTAAGGTGATTCGGGATTCTTTAATCTGGATTCCATTCCAAAAGATTACCGTTGTTATGCTTTATAAACGTTGGTGTATTGAACTAACTGTTTTCAAGTGAGTGACATTGTCATCAATGTCAGAAAATAAttacattgtaattattttaatttgaaGAAATATTATCTGATTGTTGGCGATTACCCTCGAGTTATGCACATTACTGCGTATGTTCAGAGAGAGGCGGTGTCCACTAACCTATCAAAGCATTGTGTCGAACCTTGTCCTGTCAGGAAATGTTTCAATTATCTGTCGTGGCACGATGTCATGAAGAACACGAGCTGTGTGCCTTTTAGATGAAACCGTGATGTCAAAAATTTCGAATGGTGTACTAAGCTCATTACCATTAGAGGCAATCTGTTCGATCAAATAACGATAGGATTGGAGATTTTAAGCCTGGCAGACAAACGAAATTATATATTAACACAGTATGGTACTTATTATTGCCGCTTTTAATTCTACAGTAATTGCGGCAAACAGACTCCTCGGTATCAAGTAACATGGCAATAACAAGCCGTCGTCGAAAATagcatctcagtcacatcaATAAGCCTTCAGTCGATTGACATAAATTCCTTTTAAAATAACAATGACTTTTGTACTCTTGGGATTATTTTAAACCGCATTGAGCAGATCTGTAACATATGTGAAGCACTTACAGGGTAAATTCGACACTACGTGGGGCAATAGCAGCTATGACGATTTCGGAATCGAATGTTGTATTGTGATAGGGTTAACTTGATATTGCGAGATTCTTGACAGAATATGAATATGACAGTTGAGAAATTCATGTTTACTTTCATCAGTAATTAGTGAAAGTTATTTTCGGGGAAACCTTTCAGCCTTCAGTGATATTCTTCTTTGACTTTGGAAACCGTTTTGACATTCAGTGGTATTCACCTTCAAAGCTTTTCGTTCATGCTGTGACTGTCGGATGTACTGGAAAACTTCACCCAGTTCGAGTCCTGACAGGGGTGCTTtgtggaacccatttctggtgtcctggtcATGACGAGGGGTAACGCCAGACTCATTCTTTCACTGACATGAAACGCACATATCATTTCATTTGTTATGCTATGGCATTGTATAGATTGGGCTGTAATCTTTTGAATCACTGCTTTATCGATATGAAAGGTGTTTCGAAAATATTGCACGAGTGcttcattcacatttttacatttctTATTATTTCGTGTCTTTTAATTAtgagaaacaaatataaatgaatTCAGCTTCATGCCATACAACTGAAAGCAAAGCTGTATTACACAAACGGACTGCTAACCTACTGCTACtggtgctgctactactactaccactaccaccaccaccaccactaccacctaccactaccactaccactaccactaccactgccactgccactgccactgccaccactatcactaccactaccactaccactaccactaccactgccaccactaccactaccactgccacCACTACCACCGCTACCActgccaccactaccactaccactgccaccactaccactgccaccactaccactaccactaccaccaccactaccactaccactaccactaccactaccactaccccctaccactaccactaccactaccactaccactaccacttccactaccactaccactaccactaccactaccaccacaccaccactaccactaccactaccactaccactaccactatcactactactgctactgctactgctactgctactactgccactatTACTACTGCCACCACTACTTCGACTACTACCTCTACTGTTGctattactgctactactgttactattaGTACTACCGtagctactattactactactactactaccactaccagtTCTACTAATAGTTCTACTAGACAGTTGTTCctgaaatataaaccacatgaaGGTCTGagttatattttgtttcttgAGCAACCCGTGTTtttcgtaacaggcgactacaGGAATCGTTGTTAAGAACTTTGCCTGGCCATATAATGACATGGAGCAAACATTATATGCAGTGGACTGGTTTGTGATGAACCACAGAATGTAAATGGTTATCGTACAGGGTAAGTACAGTTGTAGTAAAGGATGATATTGGTATGTTCTCAAACAGAATATCTGTCCC
This genomic stretch from Haliotis asinina isolate JCU_RB_2024 chromosome 4, JCU_Hal_asi_v2, whole genome shotgun sequence harbors:
- the LOC137282330 gene encoding nucleolar protein dao-5-like, which encodes MRIAMICSCGKRSLETPPILDVERILQDYAWKDFKEKSGPVEKIFLRRRDFDVEVPMNYFHFEDSDTILKTKDSKAKPKAAAGQSIPETSVLQTQFRNNTNKSQTYKFRIERTRKATISVTFQRGFSIGGKAQFKLGLPKMMCQGGEVDMRLQISKTTGETFDETLTFEANSDINVEENCNYTANVAFTEKEISAEFMVQTLMRMPTGTAPVYIRRKRDHELYATVFINDLKDVFADYKASAEIIDESAKDAKVARYAIKFTTTGIVEGMRLSGQKIYLDSKKLDKGDTSGMEVPVASQSAGAMIAGVGAAHHSGLFRANFPSDSDDAKEDSTDGASMSTYRSINNGQSETRILKAPQIPTIITTAPSSQETSPPSDAGTNTSMETQSLPEDKNEDVFDKTTPSSSATPSPKPSPGKLPSKDTHKETGKVPLKETKSSSRGSKDETKVPAHEVKSPTQAPKPKVVKEDSFGKHKMVKEDSLTKADATKLKAEPQRVKQESQKVKEAPKVKPDPTKVQNIKILTKQTSNPKESPDAPEKQRDEKSKEEKSKDDKPKEDKTKDDKSKDEKPKEEKVVLRRSFKHETLERMERVSSLSEKPRILPKSGSLPRASVHSIEPQSSEEDSTSSLSKLSKCTSV